GAAGCCCGGATTGAGGTAACCGCGGAGGCAGGAGGCAACTTGGTCCTGGTGGCGCGGGGCCGCGACTCCAGAGGAAACGACATCGTTTCAGAGGCGTATGTGTGGGTTCCGGCCAGGGCCGGGGCGTGGGCGCGGGAGTTCAGTCAAGATGTTCAGGTCGTGCTCGACCGGGATGTCTACCAATTGGGCGAATCCGCGCGCGTTCTGATTTCCGCTCCCCCCGAAGCAAGTTGCGCGCTCTTGACTGTGGAAGACTCGCAGATCAGAGAGGCGAGGGTCGTTCGCCTGGCCGAGGGGTCGGCTCTGACCGAGATCCCTGTTAGCTCAGCCCACGCTCCGAACACCTATGTCGTGGCGACGGTTGTCCTCGGGCGCGAGATCATAATGGAGTCAAAGGTCATGAACGTCTCCGACCCAGGCCGCGCTCTTACGGTGACTATCGAGCCGGATAAGCGGGAGTACGGACCCGGCGACACCGCCTCCTACACTATCAGGACGCATGACTCCGAAGGCAGCCCTGTAGAGGCCGAGGTGTCGTTCGGGCTGGTCGATGAGTCCATCTATGCGGTAAGGCCCGATGCCACCCCCGCGATCGGAGACTTTTTCCATGGCCGGCGCTACAACTCGGTGACAACCGAGCATTCGTTCCCAGTCACTTATTATGGCGGCGCCGACAAAGAGGGCGGTTCCCAACCCGTTCGGAAGTACTTCCCCGACACGGCAGCGTGGTTCCCATCCATCACGACGGACGCGAACGGCACGGCGACCGTCAAAGTAACGCTGCCGGACTCCCTGACGACCTGGAGGGCTACTGTTCGTGCGCACACCCTCTCCACTGCGGTGGGGCAGGCTGAAGAGAAGATCGCAGTAAGCAAGCCGCTCGTCGGAAGGCTCGTGCTGCCGCGCTTCTACACTCTGGGAGACCGGGGGCAGGCGGCAGCGGTCGTCCATAACTACACGAGCGAGACGAGGAGCGTGGGAATCAGCCTGAGCGCGGAGGGCGCCTCTTTGAAAGGGCCATCCAAGCAATACGTGACGATCCCCCCGGGCGGGCAGGCTCGGGTGGAATGGGAAGTCGAGCCGACGGAAGTCGGCCGGGCAACGTTCGTCATGCACGCCCGATCCCTTCTACTCACTGACTCTGTGCAGATAGACGTCCCGGTTCAGCCGTTCGGCGAGGAGAGGGTCTGGTCTTCGGCTGGAGAGATCCCTGCGGACGTAGGGCCTCATGAGCGAGTCGCAGAGTTCAACGCGCCAGATGATATAGTGCCGGGCACCCGCCGGCTGTCGGTGACGGTTTCTCCGGGCTACGCAGGAGTGGTGACCTCCGCCCTCGATTATTTGGTTCAGTATCCTTACGGGTGTGTGGAGCAGACCGTGAGCGCGTTCCTGCCGGATGTCGCCGCGTCCGAAGCTTTCGAGTCCCTAGGGCTTCCGGGCGCCGAAACCCCGGATGCCTTGAGGGAGATGGTCGATGCCGGACTCGCGAGGCTCTATAAGTTCCAGCACGGCGATGGAGGCTTCGGGTGGTGGGAGTATGACGAAAGCTCGCCTTGGATGACTGCGTATGTCCTGTACGGCCTGGACCGGGCGGCTCGGGCCGGGTTCCTCGTAAGCAAGCAGTCGGTCCAAAGAGCGTCGGAGTATCTTGCTGGGATTCTCAGAACCGTCAAGGTCGCCTCCAAACCCGACCTTCACGCCTTCGCTTTCGGGGCCTATGTGTTGGCGGAGACCGGCCGCGCGACCCCGGCGATCCTCTCTCGGCTCAAGATACTTGCCAATAACACTTCGGATTCGAGGACTCTCGCGTTCGCAGCGCTGGCAGCCCGGGCAGCCGGAGACAAAGAGCGGACCACATCCCTCATAAAGAGGCTCGCAGCCGGGGCGCGCAGATCCGAATCTGGGACATATTGGAGGTTCGAGGACCCGTACTCGCCGTGGAGGAGCGAAACCGTTGAGACCACGGCATGGGCCTTTTTGGCCTTGCTTGAGTGCGACCCGACGAATCCCGATATACCGGAGGCCGCCAGGTACTTGGCNNNNNNNNNNAACTCGGTCCGGCGCGGTGTGGCGATCCACCCGAGACTCGGCCGCGGCGGTCTTAGCGTTCATTGAGTACCTGAAGGCGACGGGGCAGCGCGAAGGGCCTGATAGAACAGTGACCGTGCACGTAAACGGAAAGCAGGCGGGCAAGGTCGAATTCGCCGGGGCATCGAAGCTTGGAGAGGCGAAAACGATAGAGATTGAGCCAGATCTGATCGCCTCGGGATTGAACACCGTCAAGATCTCCGCATCCTCGGGGCCTGTCTACTACTCGATGTCTGCATCCTGGCATGTCGAAGCCAAGAAGATCGAGGCGCGGACGGGTTCGGCCGAGATCACGAGGGAGTACTTCCGGGTAGACCGCGCGGCCGCCGCATCGGAGAACGGGCAATATCGGCTTACGCCGCTGGACGGACAAGTCAACGTGGGGGAGGAGATCCTCGTCCGCGTGACGGTGCGCCCTCGTTCCGCCATGGAATACATGGCGTTCGAGGATCCGGTCCCGTCAGGCTTCGAAGTGAGGGAGGATCCGGGCGATCGCTACTCCTGGAATTACTGGTACGGCAGGCGCGAAGTCCGCGACAACCGGGTGGCGGTGTTCGCGCACGCTCTTCCGGCCCGGGGCGCGTGGAGCTTCGAGTACTTGATGACTCCCGAACACGAAGGCGAGTATCTGGTGATGCCCACTCGGGCGTGGTCCATGTACTATCCGGATCTTGCGGCCAGGGGAGAAAGCACGGTCATCAAGGTGGGGCGAGGGCAATGAAAGCTCGGGGCGTCTGGGCCGCGTTGACTTGGCTCACGCTCTTGGGGTTGACGGCGGCAGGCCCGGTGGCCGCGCCAGGCATGGCCCGGGGAGCCGAAATGAGCCTCGCGCAGGCGCTCGGGCCGGCCCACGCTGAGCAGCGGGACTGGGCAAGCCCGGGCGGTTCCGAATCGGTGAGGCTCTCCTCAGCCACCACCCCCCTGGGCCCCGATGAGGCGAACCGCAACCACAACATCGCAAAAGCGGCGAGCCTCATAGACGGGATCACCATAGGGCCGGGGGAGGAGTTCTCCTTCAACCGCGCGGT
This genomic interval from Bacillota bacterium contains the following:
- a CDS encoding MG2 domain-containing protein; translation: MRAKWGLRLGCAVALSALVIAVCLPAWAGASPEPYLWVFATARAYLPGEQPEIGVRGYRLSTARLDIYEFNARAYLSAGGSERIFSVDAQAVPGKRLVRSVRVPVSARSGRVETGIKLDPLPKGSYLVVASSPQVRQTQTAWFTVTSLGLVSKQSAGALLVWAVDLAGGAPVPGVSVKIERAGSEVASQVTGDDGLVRVNLPHRVDSSMVTGVRGDDFAVLYSSYWWDARDHRVYIYTDRPVYRPGQKVYWKAVCRLETASGYEVIPGQDVGIEIRDPYNNIVAATEAKSNSWGSVSGEFTLGPEPALGMYSIIATVGVETHYGSFDVSEYRKPEWSVDVSFDRPMYVSGDTLNATVQADYYFGAPVSGAKVEWRVYRQETGFSGRFSQASEWGEEYREWERLYGGYYGELVTYGTVNTDSSGAGLISFDAPPSQGKNYKYILEAEVTDLTGRSASGRGIVPVARGLFDIYVSSDRHIAFVGEPFTVVILASDLNGSPVDERLTLTVMRRRYTKTGTVDTPVQTHDISTGQSGEARIEVTAEAGGNLVLVARGRDSRGNDIVSEAYVWVPARAGAWAREFSQDVQVVLDRDVYQLGESARVLISAPPEASCALLTVEDSQIREARVVRLAEGSALTEIPVSSAHAPNTYVVATVVLGREIIMESKVMNVSDPGRALTVTIEPDKREYGPGDTASYTIRTHDSEGSPVEAEVSFGLVDESIYAVRPDATPAIGDFFHGRRYNSVTTEHSFPVTYYGGADKEGGSQPVRKYFPDTAAWFPSITTDANGTATVKVTLPDSLTTWRATVRAHTLSTAVGQAEEKIAVSKPLVGRLVLPRFYTLGDRGQAAAVVHNYTSETRSVGISLSAEGASLKGPSKQYVTIPPGGQARVEWEVEPTEVGRATFVMHARSLLLTDSVQIDVPVQPFGEERVWSSAGEIPADVGPHERVAEFNAPDDIVPGTRRLSVTVSPGYAGVVTSALDYLVQYPYGCVEQTVSAFLPDVAASEAFESLGLPGAETPDALREMVDAGLARLYKFQHGDGGFGWWEYDESSPWMTAYVLYGLDRAARAGFLVSKQSVQRASEYLAGILRTVKVASKPDLHAFAFGAYVLAETGRATPAILSRLKILANNTSDSRTLAFAALAARAAGDKERTTSLIKRLAAGARRSESGTYWRFEDPYSPWRSETVETTAWAFLALLECDPTNPDIPEAARYLA